The following are encoded in a window of Coleofasciculus sp. FACHB-1120 genomic DNA:
- a CDS encoding ribose-phosphate pyrophosphokinase, whose product MLRSPTISLQPTLPQISDNNRLRLFSGSANIPLSQEVARYLGMDLGPMVRKRFADGELYIQIQESIRGCDVYLIQPTCHPVNDHLMELLIMVDACRRASARQITAVIPYYGYARADRKTAGRESITAKLVANLITEAGASRILAMDLHSAQIQGYFDIPFDHVYGSPALINYLANKQLSDLVVVSPDVGGVARARAFAKKLNDAPLAIIDKRRQAHNVAEVMNLIGDVEGKTAVLVDDMIDTGGTISEGARLLRKEGARQVYACATHAVFSPPAIERLSSGIFEEVIVTNTIPVPEADRFKQLTVLSVANVLGETIWRVHEDSSVSSMFR is encoded by the coding sequence GTGCTCCGTTCTCCAACTATATCGCTTCAGCCTACGCTGCCACAAATCTCAGACAACAATCGTCTGCGACTGTTTTCTGGATCTGCCAATATACCCCTGTCTCAGGAAGTTGCTCGCTATCTAGGCATGGACTTGGGACCAATGGTTCGCAAGCGGTTTGCTGATGGAGAGCTTTATATTCAAATCCAGGAATCGATTCGAGGGTGTGATGTTTACCTAATTCAACCGACTTGCCATCCGGTGAACGATCACTTGATGGAGTTGCTGATCATGGTTGATGCCTGTCGCCGCGCCTCGGCTCGACAAATTACCGCAGTCATTCCCTATTATGGCTATGCGAGAGCTGACCGCAAAACAGCGGGACGCGAATCCATTACCGCCAAGCTGGTTGCGAATCTGATCACAGAGGCTGGAGCCAGCCGAATTTTGGCGATGGATTTGCACTCAGCTCAGATTCAGGGATATTTTGATATTCCCTTCGATCATGTCTACGGCTCACCTGCTCTAATTAACTATCTGGCAAATAAGCAACTATCTGACTTGGTTGTTGTTTCACCAGATGTCGGTGGTGTAGCTAGAGCCAGAGCATTTGCAAAAAAGCTAAACGATGCCCCGTTGGCGATTATTGATAAGCGTCGGCAAGCGCACAACGTGGCGGAAGTAATGAATCTGATTGGCGATGTTGAAGGCAAAACAGCCGTCTTAGTAGACGACATGATCGACACTGGCGGCACCATTTCAGAGGGCGCTCGGTTGTTACGTAAAGAAGGCGCTAGGCAGGTATATGCCTGTGCTACCCATGCAGTTTTCTCTCCACCCGCCATTGAGCGGCTCTCAAGTGGGATATTTGAAGAAGTGATTGTCACCAACACAATTCCAGTTCCCGAAGCAGAT
- a CDS encoding serine/threonine-protein kinase, whose protein sequence is MQPPIVIGTILQNRYRLIGILGQGGFGRTYLAEDQGRFNERCALKELIPAQESGYALEKARELFQREATTLYQIQHPQIPQFQATFEQDQRLFLVQDYVEGKTYRMLLDERRSQGNTFSEAEVMQFMRQLLPVLAHIHVKGIIHRDIAPDNIILRESDRLPVLIDFGVVKELATRFQLLDVTRPVATTVGKPGYAPSEQMQAGQAYPSSDLYALAATAAVMLTGKEPAELLDATQLTWQWRRWANVSDGFAQVLNRMLNYRPGDRYQSAGEVVQALQSLTNTAPTFQPPPPIQPPPPTFQPPPPTFQPPPVNPQPPVSSPQPPRPSTSEVQTVAVGRRPDPVTPNQNSPRNPVNPNSNRPTRPDPVIPEPRERSTWEDPWAVFAVVISLALLAGLGSWALVSFVINRQPQPAPTPIVSDTPTPTPTPTLTPTLTPTPTPSLEPVAYSQRLNLVPGETVTKQGNLKGNETLNYIIRGEQDQQLNSLLNDEGVLMTVLGPDQNPIANNARRVRSWTGTLPFTGNYTIQLAPIKGLPQSDYNLQISLANPVPTPTATPTPTPTPTPTPTPPAGQFDTQPITFPPGEQGVQVSAQTSPQRIKRYLVNVQQGQVLKADIQPGGATLDIRYPDGTLVEDASGVLSWQAQVPRAGEYQIDVIAPEDTSFTLDISVR, encoded by the coding sequence ATGCAACCCCCTATTGTCATTGGAACGATTCTACAAAACCGCTACCGCTTGATCGGTATTCTCGGTCAGGGAGGGTTCGGACGAACGTATCTAGCAGAAGATCAGGGGCGCTTTAACGAACGGTGCGCCTTGAAAGAATTGATTCCTGCTCAAGAATCGGGTTATGCCCTGGAGAAAGCAAGGGAACTCTTTCAACGAGAGGCGACAACTCTTTACCAAATCCAGCACCCGCAGATTCCCCAGTTCCAGGCTACTTTTGAGCAAGATCAGCGGTTGTTCCTGGTGCAGGACTATGTAGAGGGGAAGACTTATCGGATGCTGCTGGATGAGCGTCGGAGTCAGGGCAACACTTTCTCGGAAGCAGAAGTGATGCAATTTATGCGGCAGTTGTTGCCCGTCTTGGCGCACATCCACGTTAAAGGGATTATTCATCGGGATATTGCGCCAGACAATATTATTTTACGAGAGAGCGATCGCTTGCCTGTGCTGATCGATTTCGGCGTGGTTAAGGAGCTGGCAACTCGGTTTCAGCTACTAGATGTTACCAGACCAGTGGCGACAACGGTGGGGAAACCCGGTTATGCCCCCAGCGAGCAAATGCAGGCAGGGCAAGCTTACCCTAGCAGCGACCTCTACGCTTTAGCGGCGACGGCTGCGGTAATGCTCACAGGCAAAGAGCCAGCAGAATTGCTAGATGCTACTCAGCTAACCTGGCAATGGCGCAGGTGGGCGAATGTCAGCGATGGGTTTGCCCAAGTATTAAATCGGATGTTGAATTATCGACCAGGCGATCGCTACCAATCGGCTGGAGAAGTTGTACAAGCACTCCAATCCCTGACGAATACAGCCCCCACCTTTCAACCTCCACCACCGATCCAACCTCCACCACCGACTTTTCAACCTCCACCACCGACTTTTCAACCTCCACCTGTTAACCCGCAACCGCCAGTTTCCAGCCCCCAACCGCCCCGTCCGTCCACTTCCGAGGTACAAACGGTGGCGGTAGGACGCCGACCCGATCCGGTGACGCCTAACCAAAACTCTCCTAGAAACCCGGTCAATCCGAATTCTAACCGTCCAACTCGCCCCGATCCAGTGATTCCCGAACCACGCGAGCGCTCGACTTGGGAAGACCCTTGGGCTGTCTTTGCAGTTGTAATCAGTCTTGCTTTATTAGCCGGACTGGGTTCTTGGGCGTTGGTCAGCTTTGTGATTAATCGGCAGCCTCAACCCGCTCCAACGCCGATAGTTTCTGACACACCAACACCAACGCCGACACCAACGCTGACACCAACGCTGACACCAACGCCAACACCCAGCTTAGAACCAGTGGCGTATAGTCAGCGACTCAACTTAGTACCCGGTGAAACGGTGACTAAACAAGGAAATCTGAAAGGAAACGAAACTCTTAACTACATCATTCGTGGAGAACAAGATCAACAATTAAATTCCCTGCTGAATGACGAAGGTGTTTTAATGACGGTGTTGGGACCCGATCAAAACCCAATTGCTAACAATGCTAGGCGAGTCCGAAGTTGGACAGGAACGCTTCCCTTTACCGGCAATTACACCATTCAGCTAGCTCCGATCAAGGGGTTGCCTCAGAGCGACTATAACTTACAGATTAGCCTTGCTAACCCAGTCCCAACGCCAACGGCTACACCCACTCCAACGCCGACACCGACACCCACTCCTACTCCTCCCGCGGGTCAATTTGATACTCAACCAATTACCTTCCCACCCGGTGAACAGGGAGTGCAAGTTTCGGCTCAAACCAGTCCGCAGCGGATTAAGCGTTACCTGGTAAATGTGCAACAAGGACAGGTACTGAAGGCAGACATTCAACCGGGTGGGGCAACTTTAGATATTCGGTATCCCGATGGCACGCTGGTGGAAGATGCCTCTGGCGTTTTGTCGTGGCAAGCTCAGGTGCCTCGCGCTGGAGAGTATCAAATTGATGTAATTGCCCCGGAAGATACATCCTTTACGCTAGATATTAGTGTTCGGTAA
- the bioD gene encoding dethiobiotin synthase, which produces MNTLLITGTDTDAGKTVLTAALAAYWQMYCPAKSLGMMKPIQSGTGDRELYNRLFSLNQSLEEINPLYFQAPLAPPIAAEREGRSVDLGKAWQALENLRRQRDFVLIEALGGLGSPVTHELTVADLARDWGLPTVLVVPVRLGAIAQAVANVALSRQSGVHLKGIVLNCVQPRTEQEIADWCPIDLIESLTNTPVFGILPNLSDLSDLGKLAQVASDLDIERLMPL; this is translated from the coding sequence TTGAACACGCTACTAATTACTGGAACCGATACGGACGCTGGGAAAACAGTTTTGACTGCGGCTTTAGCCGCTTATTGGCAGATGTACTGTCCTGCCAAAAGCTTGGGGATGATGAAGCCAATTCAGTCGGGAACTGGGGATAGAGAACTTTACAATCGATTATTTTCTCTGAATCAATCTTTAGAGGAAATTAATCCGTTGTACTTCCAGGCACCCTTAGCACCTCCTATCGCTGCTGAACGGGAAGGAAGGAGTGTTGACTTAGGAAAAGCTTGGCAAGCGTTGGAAAATCTGCGGCGTCAGCGAGATTTTGTGCTGATAGAAGCACTGGGAGGATTGGGTTCGCCGGTTACGCATGAACTCACGGTGGCGGATTTAGCTAGGGACTGGGGGTTGCCAACAGTATTAGTGGTGCCGGTAAGATTGGGAGCGATCGCCCAAGCGGTTGCGAATGTTGCCCTCTCTCGTCAGTCGGGTGTACACCTCAAAGGCATCGTCCTGAATTGCGTTCAACCTCGTACCGAACAAGAAATCGCCGATTGGTGTCCAATCGATTTGATTGAGTCTTTAACCAATACCCCGGTTTTTGGGATTCTGCCAAATCTGAGCGACCTCAGTGATCTCGGTAAACTCGCTCAAGTTGCGTCAGATTTAGATATCGAGCGATTGATGCCACTTTAA
- a CDS encoding M20 family metallopeptidase, which translates to MFATSLSPLSVDSSRIRPEIQALQPMLVELRRRLHQRPELGFREHLTAELVSQKLQEWGIKHETGIANTGIVATITGNKPGKVLAIRADMDALPIQEENDVPYRSQHDGVMHACGHDGHTAIALSTAYYLSEHRDDFAGTVKIIFQPAEEGPGGAKPMIEAGVLQNPQVDGIIGLHLWNNLPLGTVGVRTGALMAATEGFRCTIQGKGGHGAIPHQTVDSILVSAHIVTALQTIVARNVSPLESAVVTVGELHAGKALNVIADTAFLTGTVRYFNPVLGELIPQRIEQIIAGVCQSHGATYQLDYKRLYPPVINDAKMAELVRSVAEGVVETPIGIVPECQTMGGEDMSFFLQAVPGCYFFLGSANVEKNLAYPHHHPRFNFDETALGMGVEIFVRCVEKFCGLKD; encoded by the coding sequence ATGTTTGCCACTTCTTTAAGCCCTCTTTCTGTTGATTCATCTCGGATTCGACCGGAAATTCAAGCATTGCAGCCGATGCTGGTGGAGTTGCGGCGGCGGCTGCATCAGCGCCCTGAATTAGGCTTTCGAGAGCATTTAACTGCCGAGTTAGTTTCCCAAAAATTGCAAGAATGGGGAATTAAACATGAGACTGGCATTGCAAACACTGGAATTGTTGCCACAATTACTGGTAATAAACCCGGTAAAGTGTTGGCAATTCGGGCAGATATGGATGCCCTGCCGATTCAAGAAGAGAATGATGTGCCTTATCGGTCGCAGCATGATGGAGTGATGCACGCTTGCGGTCATGATGGACATACAGCGATCGCGCTTTCCACGGCTTACTATCTTTCTGAGCATCGCGATGACTTTGCTGGCACTGTAAAAATTATCTTCCAACCCGCTGAGGAAGGGCCAGGAGGTGCCAAGCCGATGATTGAAGCAGGCGTGTTACAAAATCCCCAGGTAGATGGCATTATCGGGTTGCATTTATGGAACAATTTGCCTCTTGGCACTGTGGGAGTCCGTACAGGTGCTTTGATGGCAGCAACAGAGGGTTTTCGCTGCACGATTCAAGGCAAAGGCGGGCATGGTGCGATTCCTCATCAAACAGTTGATTCAATTTTAGTCAGCGCTCATATTGTTACTGCTTTGCAAACAATTGTGGCTCGAAATGTCTCGCCGCTGGAATCCGCCGTTGTTACCGTTGGGGAACTTCATGCAGGCAAGGCGCTTAACGTAATTGCCGATACGGCTTTCTTAACAGGTACGGTGAGATATTTTAATCCGGTACTGGGAGAACTCATTCCGCAACGGATTGAACAGATTATTGCCGGTGTTTGTCAAAGCCACGGTGCCACTTATCAATTGGACTACAAGCGGCTTTATCCTCCGGTAATTAATGATGCCAAAATGGCGGAACTCGTGCGTTCTGTCGCAGAAGGTGTGGTAGAAACTCCGATTGGAATTGTGCCAGAATGCCAAACAATGGGCGGCGAAGATATGTCTTTCTTTTTGCAAGCTGTACCCGGTTGCTATTTCTTTTTAGGTTCGGCAAATGTAGAAAAAAATTTAGCGTATCCGCACCATCATCCGCGATTTAATTTTGATGAGACAGCATTAGGGATGGGTGTTGAGATATTCGTCCGGTGTGTTGAGAAATTTTGCGGATTGAAGGATTGA
- a CDS encoding TRAP transporter small permease subunit: MQQLLRISRIIDAINERIGRLTSWLVLLMVLVGVWNVAGRYIGRLIGQNLTSNAFIETQWYIFDVVFLLGAAYALKHNEHVRVDIFYSRWNRKWKALADLFGTLFFLIPFCLMVIYFSWDTILSSWAIREISPDPGGLARYPIKSMIIVSFVLLILQGISEAIKNFAIFTGKLAPQEEQHDPGL; the protein is encoded by the coding sequence TTGCAGCAACTGCTACGCATATCCAGAATTATCGATGCAATCAATGAACGCATCGGGCGTCTCACTTCTTGGCTGGTGCTGCTGATGGTACTGGTCGGGGTATGGAACGTCGCTGGTCGCTACATCGGGCGTTTAATTGGACAAAACCTGACTTCTAACGCCTTTATTGAAACTCAGTGGTATATCTTCGACGTGGTTTTCTTGTTGGGAGCCGCTTACGCCCTAAAACACAACGAACACGTGCGTGTCGATATTTTCTACAGTCGCTGGAACCGGAAGTGGAAAGCGTTAGCTGACCTATTTGGAACGTTATTCTTCCTCATTCCGTTCTGTCTAATGGTGATTTACTTCTCCTGGGACACAATTCTAAGTTCCTGGGCAATTCGAGAAATTTCCCCCGATCCCGGTGGTTTGGCTCGTTACCCGATTAAATCGATGATTATTGTCAGCTTCGTATTGCTGATTCTTCAGGGCATTTCCGAAGCGATTAAAAATTTTGCAATTTTCACAGGCAAGCTAGCACCCCAGGAGGAACAGCATGACCCTGGACTATGA